In a single window of the Pelagibacterium sp. 26DY04 genome:
- the ahcY gene encoding adenosylhomocysteinase: protein MSTASPQYAVKDISLAPYGRKEIEMAEIEMPGLMAIRAENAAAQPLKGARIAGSLHMTIQTAVLIETLVALGAEVRWASCNIFSTQDHAAAAIAEAGIPVFAHKGETLEEYWDFADRILDWGNGEVANMILDDGGDATMLVLIGAKAETDPSVLANPKNEEEEALFATIKRRLEREPGFYSKCRAAIKGVSEETTTGVMRLYQLQERGELPFPAINVNDSVTKSKFDNKYGCRESLVDAIRRGTDVMMAGKVAIVCGYGDVGKGSAESLRGAGARVLVTEIDPICALQAAMDGYEVVTLEDAVERADIIVTATGNKDVLTIDHMRRVKNMAIVCNIGHFDNEIQVAALRNLKWTNVKPQVDIVEFPDNKRMILLSEGRLVNLGNATGHPSFVMSASFSNQTLAQIELWTKGEQYENKVYVLPKHLDEKVASLHLDKLGAKLTKLSQEQADYIGVTPQGPFKADHYRY, encoded by the coding sequence ATGAGCACCGCTTCCCCCCAATATGCCGTCAAGGACATTTCGCTTGCCCCCTATGGACGCAAGGAAATCGAGATGGCTGAGATCGAAATGCCGGGCCTGATGGCCATCCGGGCCGAGAACGCCGCCGCGCAGCCTCTGAAGGGCGCGCGCATCGCCGGTTCCCTGCACATGACCATCCAGACCGCCGTCCTGATCGAAACACTGGTGGCGCTGGGCGCCGAAGTGCGCTGGGCGTCGTGCAACATCTTTTCCACCCAGGACCATGCCGCCGCGGCCATCGCCGAAGCGGGCATTCCGGTTTTCGCCCACAAGGGTGAGACGCTTGAAGAATACTGGGATTTCGCCGACCGCATCCTTGATTGGGGCAATGGCGAAGTCGCCAACATGATCCTCGACGATGGCGGCGATGCCACCATGCTCGTCTTGATCGGCGCCAAGGCCGAGACCGATCCTTCCGTTCTCGCCAACCCCAAGAACGAGGAAGAAGAAGCGCTCTTTGCCACCATCAAGCGGCGCCTTGAGCGTGAGCCGGGCTTTTATTCCAAGTGCCGCGCGGCGATCAAAGGCGTTTCGGAAGAAACCACAACCGGCGTGATGCGCCTTTACCAGCTTCAGGAGCGGGGCGAGCTACCCTTCCCGGCCATCAACGTCAACGACAGCGTCACCAAGTCCAAATTCGACAACAAATATGGCTGCCGCGAGAGCCTTGTCGACGCCATCCGGCGCGGCACCGATGTGATGATGGCCGGCAAGGTGGCCATCGTTTGCGGCTATGGCGATGTGGGCAAGGGTTCGGCAGAATCCCTGCGTGGCGCCGGCGCCCGCGTGCTGGTCACCGAAATCGATCCGATCTGCGCGCTGCAGGCTGCCATGGACGGCTATGAAGTGGTGACGCTGGAGGATGCGGTCGAGCGTGCCGACATCATCGTCACCGCCACGGGCAACAAGGATGTTCTGACCATCGACCATATGCGCCGGGTCAAGAACATGGCCATTGTCTGCAATATCGGCCATTTCGACAATGAAATTCAGGTTGCCGCGCTGCGGAACCTCAAATGGACCAACGTCAAGCCGCAGGTCGATATTGTCGAATTCCCAGACAATAAGCGGATGATCCTGCTTTCCGAGGGCCGGCTGGTCAATCTAGGCAACGCCACGGGCCACCCCTCCTTCGTCATGAGCGCCTCGTTCTCCAACCAGACTCTGGCCCAGATCGAGCTTTGGACCAAGGGTGAGCAGTACGAAAACAAGGTCTACGTGCTGCCCAAGCATCTCGACGAAAAGGTTGCCAGCCTGCACCTGGACAAGCTGGGGGCCAAGCTCACCAAGCTCAGCCAGGAACAGGCCGATTATATCGGGGTGACCCCACAGGGTCCGTTCAAGGCCGATCATTACCGCTATTGA
- a CDS encoding HAMP domain-containing sensor histidine kinase, translated as MMLGAAGFGLVGALLALKWRREADAARSETGEKLGAMRAALDEFESLLAAMPEVTVIWRDTGIEPAVIGPISTLLPGETRAHAVLEFRSWLEDEAARELAARLTDLRIEGRMFETSVTARDGRIIRATGRLVGGAAVVRLRPSGLTVEPPLRGSALTRLPSPAEAQAILANLTIPAWLRDRDGLLIYTNAAYLHFTRTLGLKGERGTAPDIFDAPTRERHLKALEDAADTIALTEQHDLAGGLELVLFPLSGGSAGYCYLPVSRPKPAENEKSEPDLGHLTTVIDALATPIAVFDKRRQLTHYNTAYARFWGLDTGWLNTAPDEKAILDRLRTQGMLPAEADYRDWRSKHLMSYALTTPRETPWYLPDGRCANVIAAPATGTGGVIYVFEDMTERLALETRHNALMHVQRETLNALSEGVAVFGTNGRLKLHNPRLSMLWKLPMNALGNHPHIDDIAAACGQAFPEDGHRIWSDLKQRIVDLNPTRTDTKGRINRADGRLFDYAVVRLPDGQTMMTFMDVSESANYERVLKERNEALIAADRLKDTFVQNVSYELRSPLTNIIGFADLLASGQVGPLSEKQRAYTDYIRASSANLGLLIDNILDLATVDAGIAQLNPEVLDIPTLIEKARAGLDATFTGGEEPVNLSVEIENDLPIFVADGTRIVQVLYNLLSNAARFSDPGSQVRLKVAARGPERIAFAVEDDGVGIPEDMRSAMFQRFEGQSVEGRQRGAGLGLAIVKTFVNLHGGTVLIEGRAPRGTRVTVILPANAALALNAGE; from the coding sequence ATGATGCTAGGCGCAGCCGGGTTCGGCCTTGTGGGCGCGCTCCTGGCGCTCAAATGGCGGCGCGAGGCCGACGCGGCGCGCAGCGAGACCGGTGAAAAGCTCGGCGCCATGCGGGCGGCGCTCGACGAGTTCGAGAGCCTTCTTGCCGCCATGCCCGAGGTGACCGTCATCTGGCGCGACACCGGGATCGAACCGGCGGTGATCGGACCGATTTCGACGCTGCTGCCGGGCGAAACGCGCGCCCATGCGGTGCTCGAATTCCGTTCATGGCTGGAAGACGAAGCGGCGCGCGAACTTGCGGCGCGTCTGACCGATCTGCGTATCGAAGGCCGGATGTTCGAGACCTCGGTCACCGCCCGCGACGGCCGCATCATACGCGCCACCGGACGCCTGGTGGGTGGCGCCGCCGTGGTGCGGCTGCGACCGTCGGGTCTCACCGTCGAGCCGCCGCTCCGAGGCTCCGCGTTGACGCGGCTGCCCTCCCCTGCCGAGGCGCAAGCCATTCTCGCCAATCTCACCATTCCGGCATGGCTGCGCGACCGCGACGGGTTGCTGATCTATACCAACGCGGCCTATCTCCACTTCACCCGCACGCTCGGGCTCAAGGGGGAGCGTGGCACCGCCCCCGACATCTTCGACGCACCCACCCGCGAGCGGCATCTCAAAGCACTCGAAGACGCAGCCGACACGATCGCGCTTACCGAGCAGCACGATTTGGCCGGCGGATTGGAACTCGTGCTCTTCCCGCTTTCGGGCGGCAGCGCGGGCTATTGCTACCTGCCGGTCTCGCGCCCCAAACCGGCGGAGAATGAAAAGAGCGAGCCGGACCTGGGGCACCTCACCACCGTCATCGACGCGCTCGCCACCCCGATCGCCGTGTTCGACAAGCGGCGGCAGCTCACCCATTACAATACGGCCTATGCCCGGTTCTGGGGGCTGGACACAGGCTGGCTCAATACGGCGCCCGATGAAAAGGCGATCCTCGATCGTCTGCGCACCCAGGGGATGCTGCCGGCCGAAGCCGATTATCGCGACTGGCGCAGCAAACATCTGATGAGCTACGCGTTGACCACGCCGCGCGAGACGCCCTGGTACCTTCCCGATGGCCGCTGCGCCAATGTCATCGCCGCGCCAGCGACCGGGACGGGCGGGGTGATCTATGTCTTTGAGGACATGACCGAGCGCCTGGCGCTCGAAACCCGCCACAACGCCCTGATGCACGTCCAGCGCGAGACGTTGAACGCGCTCTCGGAGGGCGTTGCCGTGTTCGGCACCAATGGGCGGCTCAAGCTTCACAATCCCCGGCTTTCCATGCTCTGGAAGCTGCCTATGAACGCGCTGGGCAACCATCCCCATATCGACGATATCGCGGCGGCATGCGGGCAGGCCTTCCCCGAGGACGGCCACCGCATCTGGAGTGATCTCAAGCAGCGAATCGTCGATCTCAACCCCACGCGCACCGACACCAAAGGCCGTATCAACCGGGCAGATGGACGGCTGTTCGACTATGCGGTCGTGCGCCTGCCGGACGGGCAGACCATGATGACCTTCATGGATGTCTCGGAAAGCGCCAATTACGAACGGGTGCTCAAGGAGCGCAACGAGGCGCTGATCGCCGCCGACAGGCTCAAGGACACGTTCGTGCAAAACGTTTCCTATGAGCTACGCTCCCCACTCACCAACATCATCGGTTTCGCCGATCTTCTGGCCTCGGGCCAGGTCGGCCCGCTCTCTGAAAAACAGCGCGCCTATACCGACTATATCCGTGCTTCGAGCGCCAATCTGGGCCTTCTGATCGACAACATTCTCGATCTTGCCACCGTCGACGCCGGCATCGCACAGCTCAATCCCGAAGTCCTCGACATCCCAACGCTGATCGAGAAGGCCCGGGCCGGCCTCGACGCCACCTTTACCGGCGGCGAGGAGCCGGTGAACCTTTCCGTCGAGATCGAAAACGACCTGCCCATTTTCGTTGCCGACGGAACGCGGATCGTGCAGGTGCTCTATAATCTGCTTTCCAATGCCGCTCGCTTTTCCGATCCGGGATCGCAGGTGCGCCTCAAGGTTGCGGCGCGGGGTCCCGAACGCATTGCCTTTGCCGTCGAGGACGATGGCGTCGGTATTCCCGAGGACATGCGCAGCGCGATGTTCCAGCGCTTCGAAGGCCAATCGGTCGAGGGCCGCCAGCGCGGGGCCGGCTTGGGGCTGGCCATCGTCAAGACATTCGTCAATCTCCACGGCGGAACCGTGCTGATCGAAGGCCGGGCGCCGCGGGGCACGCGCGTCACCGTCATCCTGCCGGCCAACGCGGCGCTGGCGCTCAACGCGGGCGAATAG
- the tsaE gene encoding tRNA (adenosine(37)-N6)-threonylcarbamoyltransferase complex ATPase subunit type 1 TsaE has product MPIVFAPDEKATEAIGTTIAHHLLPGDVVTLEGDLGAGKSALARAIIRARLGDRDLEVPSPSFAIVQPYPGILHADLYRISEEAELDELGLLDDETAILLVEWPQRAPSLFSRSGLRIGIAMAPDTDGRLITLEALGREAGDLVAALAPWQHQSPQ; this is encoded by the coding sequence GTGCCGATCGTTTTTGCCCCGGACGAAAAGGCGACCGAGGCGATCGGGACGACGATTGCCCATCACCTGCTCCCAGGGGACGTCGTGACGCTCGAAGGCGATCTCGGCGCCGGCAAATCGGCATTGGCGAGGGCCATCATCCGGGCCCGGCTCGGCGATCGGGATCTGGAGGTCCCTTCCCCCTCCTTTGCCATCGTCCAGCCCTATCCCGGCATATTGCATGCCGATCTCTACCGGATCTCCGAAGAAGCCGAGCTCGATGAGCTGGGCTTGCTCGATGATGAAACAGCAATCCTGCTCGTTGAATGGCCGCAACGCGCGCCGTCGCTGTTTTCGCGCTCTGGACTGCGGATCGGGATTGCCATGGCACCCGACACGGACGGACGGCTCATAACGCTGGAAGCCTTGGGCCGCGAGGCCGGGGATCTCGTTGCCGCGCTTGCGCCCTGGCAGCATCAAAGCCCACAATAG
- a CDS encoding nucleotidyltransferase family protein: MTDSFAAPATPMPEVMLLAAGLGTRMRPLTFERPKALIELAGKPLIDYAIDAALAEGCKAFAINMHHKAELIAAHFERLAKGLPDIGFALSDESDRLLDTGGGLRKALPLLASDPVLVLNTDTFWLPGSDRPLQRMVERFSRGDADIVLLCVAPDRASGFRKAADYLLNADGVLSNSEGRPVVYAGAALISRALAGTGPDAPFSLYRHFETAREAGRLKGVMIEAPWFHVGDPQALARTEQDIGAVV; this comes from the coding sequence ATGACCGATTCTTTCGCCGCGCCCGCCACGCCAATGCCCGAGGTGATGCTGCTCGCCGCCGGGCTCGGCACGCGCATGCGGCCGCTGACGTTCGAAAGGCCCAAGGCATTGATCGAATTGGCCGGTAAGCCATTGATCGATTATGCCATCGATGCGGCGCTCGCCGAGGGTTGCAAGGCCTTCGCTATCAACATGCACCACAAGGCCGAGTTGATCGCCGCCCATTTCGAGCGGCTTGCCAAGGGCCTGCCCGACATCGGTTTCGCGCTGAGCGATGAGTCCGACAGGCTGCTCGATACCGGCGGCGGCTTGCGAAAGGCGCTGCCGCTGCTGGCGTCGGACCCGGTTCTGGTGCTCAACACCGATACGTTCTGGCTGCCGGGCAGCGACCGGCCATTGCAGCGAATGGTCGAGAGGTTCAGCCGGGGCGACGCCGACATCGTTCTCTTGTGCGTCGCACCTGACCGCGCCTCTGGGTTCCGCAAGGCCGCCGACTATTTATTGAACGCGGATGGAGTGCTTTCCAACTCGGAAGGTCGTCCAGTGGTTTATGCCGGCGCCGCGCTCATCTCCCGCGCCTTGGCGGGCACCGGACCGGACGCCCCCTTCAGCCTCTACCGCCATTTCGAAACGGCGCGGGAAGCCGGACGGCTTAAGGGCGTGATGATCGAGGCGCCGTGGTTCCATGTTGGCGATCCGCAGGCTCTGGCACGCACCGAGCAGGACATCGGCGCGGTGGTTTGA
- the addB gene encoding double-strand break repair protein AddB, whose amino-acid sequence MARHGNVFTIAPHAPFLDTLARALIDGRIAPDWPRHGAFWLSDMTIYLPTRRAATALSRILAQALYDHPMLLPDIRPLGGEDPAQEPFLPPYEPLDLPPPINRFKRRLLLAELVERWLATRSDGPFSAPGLGGFSGAPNSAEIFALADSLGTLIDDFSIARIDPRSLVAIESDQLPAQWQDHLDFVSFVLEAWPSILLAEGEMEAAGRTNVLLERKAQSLVAIHGDRPVIVAGSTGSIPATADLIASIAGLPNGAVVLAGLDTDMAPETLAALNDPSRNPHGHPQYGLSRLLKRLGTPPSTVIELAPSPAPRTEILNAALGLPEATAQWQSVAERLGPAIGEAMEGVALVRARTPEEEARAIALCVHDALETGRTVAIISPDQTLARRICAELARFSVPLDDAAGTPLLLSRAGRLVRQAVSAAAGGLAAVDVMALLRNRNVTLGLGRAKVALASQWLDLAVFRSQRPLPGFDGLRLAVSENLGGAGRPALRLDADKADAVLVLIDALQAALAPIAGLLEKDGIFAAQAAEALQAATALLRSVPPGETSPPIEGEDELARWFELAARQGNRGPRFSGEGLPFALEGLLAGQAVRPRQPDAEDVMIFGRLEARLMQADRVILAGMIESVWPEIADPGPWMSRGMRLAVGLEPPEKLHGLAAHDFLMAAGSREVVFTLPERSGTSPATPSRLIQRLEAFVGEDIAKGLAARGAVWVENARRLDATGAPPQPAARPAPCPPAAARPRKLSITEVETLLRSPYDLYARHVLGLRRIEALGADPDHAERGTLIHDILGDFIIGGHDPHDAQALDTLMTLARERYGRLDAIPARRDIWLARFEVIAHQFLAYERKRTHIAERVAEIRGEVPIPIAEPPFILSGRADRIDRTVSGSLEIIDFKTGQAPQPKDMKQFFAPQLPLEAWMARHGAFGDRLDLPTEAMAYLKLSHGPKALQETLYAAPDGMSLGEAVDTAFGLFQRHVQALLLDDRLPMVARVLPKPNQRYKGDYDHLMRLDEWTVLESEDETE is encoded by the coding sequence ATGGCGCGCCACGGCAATGTCTTTACCATCGCGCCACATGCGCCATTCCTCGATACGCTCGCTAGGGCGTTGATCGACGGCCGCATAGCGCCCGACTGGCCGCGCCACGGGGCGTTCTGGCTGTCGGACATGACGATCTATTTGCCGACCCGGCGCGCGGCGACGGCATTGTCGCGCATTCTGGCGCAGGCGCTTTACGACCATCCGATGCTTCTGCCCGACATCCGGCCGCTCGGTGGTGAGGATCCGGCTCAGGAGCCATTCCTTCCCCCTTATGAGCCGCTCGACTTGCCTCCGCCAATCAACCGGTTCAAGCGCCGATTGCTGTTGGCCGAACTGGTCGAACGCTGGCTGGCAACGCGGAGCGACGGCCCGTTCTCGGCGCCGGGGTTGGGCGGGTTTTCGGGTGCCCCCAACAGCGCGGAAATCTTTGCCCTGGCCGATTCGCTGGGCACGCTGATCGACGACTTTTCCATCGCCCGGATCGATCCGCGCTCGCTGGTTGCCATCGAAAGCGATCAATTGCCGGCCCAATGGCAGGACCACCTCGATTTTGTCAGCTTCGTACTCGAAGCCTGGCCGTCGATCCTTTTGGCCGAAGGGGAAATGGAGGCAGCCGGGCGCACCAATGTCCTGCTCGAGCGCAAGGCGCAATCGCTCGTGGCGATCCACGGGGACCGCCCTGTAATCGTTGCCGGCTCGACCGGCTCCATCCCCGCAACGGCCGATCTCATCGCATCGATTGCCGGCCTCCCCAACGGGGCCGTGGTCCTGGCCGGACTCGATACGGACATGGCGCCCGAAACACTCGCGGCGCTCAACGATCCGAGCCGCAATCCCCACGGCCATCCGCAATATGGGCTGTCCCGCCTGCTCAAGCGTTTGGGCACGCCGCCCTCTACTGTGATCGAACTTGCCCCAAGCCCCGCCCCGCGCACGGAAATCCTCAACGCCGCCCTTGGTTTGCCCGAAGCTACGGCTCAATGGCAGAGCGTGGCCGAGCGGCTGGGGCCGGCCATTGGAGAGGCAATGGAAGGCGTGGCGCTTGTCCGCGCCCGCACGCCGGAGGAAGAAGCCCGCGCCATTGCCCTTTGCGTCCATGACGCGCTCGAAACCGGCAGAACCGTTGCCATCATTTCACCCGACCAGACGCTGGCCCGCCGCATCTGCGCCGAGCTGGCCCGGTTTTCGGTGCCGTTGGACGATGCCGCCGGCACACCGCTGCTGCTGTCGCGAGCCGGGCGTCTGGTGCGGCAGGCCGTATCGGCGGCAGCGGGCGGGCTCGCGGCCGTCGATGTCATGGCGCTGCTGCGCAATCGCAACGTTACGCTCGGGCTCGGACGCGCAAAAGTGGCCCTGGCGAGCCAGTGGCTGGATCTGGCCGTGTTCCGCAGCCAGCGCCCCCTGCCCGGCTTTGACGGATTGCGCCTCGCGGTTTCCGAAAACCTCGGCGGCGCTGGCCGCCCGGCGCTACGGTTGGACGCGGACAAGGCCGATGCGGTGCTTGTCTTGATCGATGCGCTCCAAGCCGCTCTTGCGCCGATCGCCGGCCTGCTGGAAAAGGACGGCATCTTTGCCGCCCAGGCCGCCGAAGCTCTGCAGGCGGCAACTGCTCTGCTGAGAAGCGTGCCACCGGGCGAGACATCGCCGCCGATCGAAGGCGAAGACGAATTGGCGCGCTGGTTTGAGCTCGCGGCACGGCAGGGAAACCGGGGACCGCGGTTCAGCGGCGAGGGGTTGCCCTTTGCACTGGAGGGACTGCTGGCGGGCCAGGCCGTCCGCCCTCGGCAGCCCGACGCCGAAGATGTGATGATTTTCGGTCGCCTCGAAGCGCGGTTGATGCAGGCCGACCGGGTGATCCTTGCCGGGATGATCGAATCGGTTTGGCCCGAGATCGCCGATCCAGGACCGTGGATGAGCCGCGGCATGCGGCTGGCTGTCGGCCTCGAACCGCCCGAAAAGCTCCATGGCCTTGCCGCGCATGATTTCCTGATGGCCGCAGGGAGCCGCGAAGTGGTCTTCACCCTGCCCGAGCGTTCCGGCACCTCCCCGGCCACCCCTTCGCGCCTGATCCAGCGGCTGGAGGCGTTTGTGGGCGAGGATATAGCCAAGGGTCTGGCAGCACGCGGTGCTGTGTGGGTCGAGAACGCCCGCCGGCTCGACGCCACCGGTGCGCCGCCGCAACCTGCAGCGCGCCCTGCCCCATGCCCGCCCGCTGCCGCCCGCCCGCGCAAACTCTCGATCACCGAAGTCGAGACGCTGTTGCGTTCGCCCTATGACCTCTATGCCCGGCACGTTCTGGGCTTGCGCCGGATCGAAGCGCTCGGGGCGGATCCCGATCATGCGGAACGTGGGACGCTGATCCATGACATCCTGGGGGATTTCATCATCGGCGGGCACGATCCCCATGATGCCCAAGCGCTGGATACCCTCATGACTCTGGCGCGCGAGCGCTATGGCCGGCTCGATGCCATTCCGGCGCGGCGCGATATCTGGCTGGCTCGGTTCGAGGTGATCGCCCACCAATTCCTCGCCTATGAGCGCAAGCGGACCCATATTGCCGAGCGGGTGGCCGAGATCAGGGGTGAAGTCCCCATCCCGATCGCCGAGCCGCCCTTCATTCTGTCCGGACGCGCCGACCGGATCGACAGGACCGTGTCGGGCAGCTTGGAGATCATCGATTTCAAGACCGGCCAGGCGCCGCAGCCCAAGGACATGAAGCAGTTCTTTGCGCCCCAGCTCCCGCTCGAAGCCTGGATGGCGCGGCATGGGGCGTTTGGCGATCGCCTGGACCTGCCGACCGAAGCCATGGCCTATCTCAAGCTCTCCCATGGCCCAAAGGCGCTCCAGGAAACGCTATACGCGGCACCGGACGGTATGAGCCTTGGAGAGGCGGTCGATACCGCGTTCGGCCTGTTCCAGCGTCATGTGCAGGCATTGCTGCTCGATGACCGGCTGCCCATGGTGGCGCGCGTGCTGCCCAAGCCCAACCAGCGCTACAAGGGCGATTACGACCATCTGATGCGCCTTGACGAGTGGACGGTGCTCGAAAGCGAAGACGAGACCGAATGA